Proteins encoded by one window of Cyclobacteriaceae bacterium:
- a CDS encoding RagB/SusD family nutrient uptake outer membrane protein, translated as MKANKFLLTYVITTSLLMTACLSDLDPKPLGPRVTTSENVYKTTDDFKSGLAKLYASFAVSGQQGPAGDSDIAGIDEGFGTYLRAYWNCQELTTDEAVISWNDQTIKDFHWHTWTPNDVFISAMYSRIMYTVAICNEFIRASSGNEDADVQTFNAEARFLRALAYFHALDMFGNPPFVTEADKPGSYFPAQIERADLFDYIESELIAIEEEMGNPKFEYARADKAALWMLQAKLYLNAEVYVNQTKYTEAITALNKIFASGAYSLSSNADPDLAYRHNFVADNHTSPEIIFPFTYDGQRTQTFGGMVYLIHGPISADMDPLGRFGVQNPWSGIRTTSAIVDLFDDISGDTDHRALFFTSGHSKEINDIGVFTDGYSTTKFRNRKLDGTLPANPHPDFVDTDYPMFRLADAYLMYAEAVLRGGSGGSLAQALDYINEIRERAYGDTSGNIDGSELTLEFILDERARELYWEGHRRTDLIRYGLFTGGDYLWPWKGNVKEGTATDAFRDLFPIPSADLVANPTLEQNTGY; from the coding sequence ATGAAAGCAAATAAATTTTTATTAACATATGTTATCACAACCTCATTGCTGATGACGGCTTGTTTAAGCGACTTGGACCCCAAGCCACTCGGGCCAAGAGTGACGACATCAGAAAACGTTTATAAGACCACAGATGATTTTAAAAGTGGTTTAGCCAAGCTCTATGCATCTTTTGCAGTCAGTGGCCAACAAGGGCCCGCAGGCGATAGCGATATCGCAGGAATTGATGAGGGTTTTGGAACATACCTTAGGGCATATTGGAACTGCCAGGAGTTAACAACGGATGAAGCCGTTATCTCATGGAATGACCAAACGATTAAGGATTTTCATTGGCATACATGGACACCTAATGATGTGTTTATTTCCGCTATGTATTCACGTATAATGTATACCGTAGCGATATGTAATGAATTTATTCGTGCTTCCTCTGGAAACGAGGATGCTGATGTTCAAACTTTTAATGCAGAAGCAAGGTTTTTGAGAGCATTGGCATACTTCCATGCATTAGATATGTTTGGTAACCCACCTTTCGTAACGGAAGCCGATAAGCCGGGCTCGTATTTTCCTGCTCAAATTGAGCGAGCTGATTTGTTTGATTACATCGAATCGGAGTTGATCGCTATTGAAGAGGAGATGGGGAATCCTAAATTTGAATATGCCAGAGCTGATAAGGCAGCATTATGGATGCTTCAGGCGAAGTTGTACTTGAATGCCGAAGTTTACGTTAACCAGACAAAATATACAGAAGCAATAACAGCTTTGAATAAGATTTTTGCTTCCGGTGCATATTCCCTTTCCTCCAATGCTGATCCGGACTTGGCATACCGGCATAATTTCGTGGCCGATAATCATACAAGCCCTGAAATTATCTTTCCTTTTACCTATGATGGCCAACGCACCCAAACGTTTGGTGGAATGGTTTATTTAATTCACGGTCCTATTAGTGCAGATATGGATCCATTGGGACGCTTTGGTGTACAAAATCCCTGGAGTGGTATCCGCACCACTTCTGCCATAGTTGATTTGTTTGATGATATTAGTGGAGATACCGACCACCGGGCCTTGTTCTTTACCAGTGGACACTCTAAGGAAATTAACGATATAGGAGTTTTTACAGATGGTTATTCCACAACAAAATTCAGAAATAGAAAACTTGATGGTACTCTTCCTGCAAATCCGCACCCGGATTTTGTGGATACGGATTACCCGATGTTCCGTTTGGCAGATGCTTACCTGATGTATGCAGAAGCAGTTTTGCGAGGTGGAAGTGGTGGTTCACTTGCGCAAGCCCTGGATTATATAAATGAAATACGCGAGCGTGCTTATGGTGACACCTCTGGAAATATAGATGGCAGCGAATTAACGCTTGAGTTTATATTAGACGAACGTGCTCGCGAATTGTACTGGGAGGGTCATAGGAGAACAGATTTGATCCGTTACGGATTGTTTACCGGTGGCGATTACCTGTGGCCTTGGAAGGGAAATGTAAAAGAAGGAACTGCCACTGACGCCTTTAGAGATTTATTTCCTATTCCTTCTGCTGATTTGGTAGCAAATCCAACTCTTGAACAAAATACAGGCTATTAA
- a CDS encoding TonB-dependent receptor, translated as MTKFYLIKGYLVVLLLFSSMAVWAQSRTITGKVTSSDDGTGLPGVNILEKGTSNGAVTDANGSYAIQVSGSNAVLVFSFVGYATSEVTVGSQTTIDVALQTDVTALSEIVVIGYGQVERKDLTGSVVSISDKSFNKGVMASPQDLLVGKIAGVQVTQGSGAPGSGAQIRIRGGSSVNANNDPLVVVDGFPLDNNGPAGMSNSLATINPNDIESMTVLKDASATAIYGSRASNGVIIITTKKGTSGKPRVSYNGQYSLSQNIGQVDVLSGDEFRELITGLEGSFGINAAAVAKLGTENTNWQDEIYRDAISHDHNLSVYGTTKDVPYRVSYGYTDQQGVLKTTSMQRHSININVSPSFLDDNLKVNASVKGMHSKHNFGDQGAVGAAVSFDPTQPVRNGNTRYGGYFTWVADQSNPNSAPNAIAPRNPVAMLELTDNRSNVTRFIGNIELDYRFNFMPELRAHVNAGLDFSKSDGFNNVSALAPWTSELGSLTDYTGETQSRLFDLYFNYVKEVNKHKVDLTAGYSYQSFERDGSNFSRSADGSIFYDYETDGDGNEIPRVFIPNPNYLISFFGRANYTFNSKYLLTATLRTDGSSRFSEENRWGLFPALALAWRINEEAFLSDVEFLSDLKLRAGYGVTGQQDVGGAYPYLPVYVSSTETAQYQFGNEFYTTFRPSAYDEFFKWEETVTYNLGLDFGLFDDRITGSLEFYQRESKDLINTIPIPAGSNFNNFLTTNVGNLENKGFELTLNGTAIKTDKMGWDLGFNLSHNVNEITKLTATDDPNYQGISVGGIAGGVGNTIQNNNIGFPVNSFFVFQQIYDVNGMPIEGLYVDRTGSGGNVASNQLNKYHYKNPAPRVLMGLTSTLTYGDFDFFFAGRLSMGNYVYNNGAANTFYAASFNNNTASFNNLRRLISDTEFEGVSGAQYWSDFYVENASFFKMDNMSLGYTTDKLLNQKLRARFSFTVQNAFMITDYKGIDPEVAGGIDNNLYPRPRTFLLGINLTY; from the coding sequence ATGACAAAATTTTACCTGATAAAGGGGTATTTAGTGGTTCTCCTCCTTTTCAGCTCAATGGCTGTCTGGGCACAGAGCAGAACCATTACAGGAAAGGTGACTTCCTCGGATGACGGAACAGGTCTTCCAGGGGTGAACATCCTGGAGAAGGGCACCAGTAATGGTGCAGTAACTGACGCAAACGGAAGTTATGCCATACAGGTTTCCGGTTCCAACGCTGTATTGGTGTTTTCATTTGTGGGGTATGCAACCAGTGAAGTAACGGTTGGTTCGCAAACTACGATTGATGTTGCTTTACAAACCGATGTGACTGCACTATCGGAGATCGTGGTGATTGGATATGGTCAGGTTGAGCGCAAAGATTTAACCGGATCTGTTGTATCAATTTCAGACAAGTCTTTTAACAAAGGTGTAATGGCCTCTCCGCAAGATCTTTTGGTAGGAAAAATTGCCGGAGTTCAGGTTACTCAAGGAAGCGGTGCTCCCGGAAGTGGTGCTCAAATTAGAATTCGCGGAGGTTCCTCTGTTAATGCTAACAACGATCCGCTGGTGGTTGTGGATGGTTTTCCTCTTGATAACAATGGGCCAGCTGGTATGTCAAATTCTTTGGCTACTATAAATCCAAATGACATTGAATCCATGACCGTACTAAAAGATGCATCTGCTACGGCTATTTATGGTTCACGTGCATCAAATGGAGTAATTATTATTACAACAAAAAAGGGTACTTCCGGAAAGCCTAGGGTATCCTACAATGGTCAATATTCATTGAGTCAAAATATTGGGCAGGTTGACGTATTATCTGGTGATGAGTTCAGGGAATTGATCACCGGTTTAGAAGGGTCATTTGGTATAAACGCTGCTGCAGTGGCTAAACTGGGAACTGAAAACACAAACTGGCAGGATGAAATTTACAGGGATGCTATTTCTCACGATCATAACTTAAGTGTTTACGGGACTACTAAGGATGTTCCCTATAGAGTTTCATACGGTTACACAGATCAGCAGGGGGTATTGAAAACAACCTCAATGCAACGCCATTCAATAAACATAAATGTTTCACCTTCATTTTTAGATGATAATCTTAAGGTAAACGCCAGTGTAAAAGGCATGCATAGCAAGCATAACTTTGGTGATCAGGGAGCTGTTGGTGCTGCTGTATCATTTGACCCTACTCAACCCGTAAGGAATGGCAATACAAGATATGGAGGCTACTTTACCTGGGTTGCTGACCAAAGCAATCCTAATTCTGCTCCCAATGCAATTGCACCACGGAATCCAGTGGCTATGCTTGAGTTAACAGATAACAGATCAAATGTTACTCGATTTATTGGAAATATTGAATTGGACTACCGATTTAATTTTATGCCTGAGTTAAGAGCCCACGTAAATGCTGGACTAGACTTTTCTAAAAGCGATGGGTTTAATAACGTTTCAGCGCTGGCCCCCTGGACAAGTGAGTTAGGAAGCTTAACTGATTATACGGGCGAAACTCAGTCGCGCCTTTTTGATCTCTATTTCAACTACGTAAAGGAAGTAAATAAGCACAAAGTTGATTTAACTGCTGGGTACTCATATCAAAGTTTTGAACGAGATGGATCCAACTTTAGTAGGTCTGCTGATGGATCAATTTTCTACGATTATGAGACTGATGGAGATGGAAACGAAATTCCTCGTGTATTCATCCCAAATCCAAATTACTTGATTTCATTCTTTGGTAGAGCGAATTATACATTTAATAGCAAGTATCTTTTAACGGCAACTTTACGAACTGATGGGTCGTCAAGATTTTCAGAAGAGAATCGATGGGGGTTGTTTCCTGCGCTTGCATTAGCATGGAGAATAAATGAAGAAGCATTTTTGTCAGATGTTGAATTTCTTTCTGACTTGAAGTTGAGAGCAGGATATGGAGTTACAGGACAGCAGGATGTGGGAGGAGCCTATCCATATTTACCAGTATATGTATCAAGTACAGAAACGGCTCAATATCAATTCGGCAATGAGTTTTACACCACATTCAGACCTTCTGCATATGATGAATTCTTTAAGTGGGAGGAAACCGTTACTTATAATTTGGGATTAGATTTTGGACTCTTCGATGACCGCATAACTGGCTCACTTGAATTTTATCAACGTGAATCAAAAGACCTTATTAACACCATTCCGATCCCTGCTGGTAGTAACTTCAATAATTTCTTGACTACCAATGTTGGTAATCTTGAAAATAAAGGTTTTGAACTTACCCTTAACGGTACTGCAATCAAAACCGATAAAATGGGCTGGGATCTCGGTTTTAACCTATCACATAATGTCAATGAGATCACTAAACTTACGGCAACTGATGATCCAAACTATCAGGGAATTAGTGTTGGCGGAATTGCTGGTGGCGTAGGAAATACTATCCAGAATAACAACATCGGATTTCCGGTTAATTCATTCTTTGTATTTCAACAGATTTATGATGTTAACGGCATGCCCATTGAAGGTTTGTATGTTGATAGAACTGGTTCAGGTGGAAATGTAGCAAGCAATCAATTAAATAAGTACCATTATAAGAACCCTGCTCCGCGTGTCCTAATGGGCTTGACTTCGACTTTAACTTATGGAGATTTTGATTTCTTCTTTGCTGGACGTTTAAGCATGGGGAACTATGTTTATAATAATGGTGCGGCAAACACTTTTTATGCAGCTTCATTCAACAATAATACTGCCTCGTTTAATAATTTACGGAGATTGATCAGTGATACTGAGTTTGAAGGCGTTTCTGGGGCTCAATATTGGTCAGATTTTTACGTGGAAAATGCTTCATTTTTCAAAATGGATAACATGAGTCTGGGTTATACAACTGATAAACTGCTTAATCAGAAATTGCGCGCGCGTTTCAGTTTTACTGTGCAGAATGCATTTATGATAACTGACTACAAGGGAATCGATCCGGAGGTTGCTGGTGGTATTGATAATAACTTGTATCCACGACCAAGAACATTTTTACTGGGTATTAATTTGACTTACTAA